One genomic window of Elaeis guineensis isolate ETL-2024a chromosome 2, EG11, whole genome shotgun sequence includes the following:
- the LOC105061337 gene encoding growth-regulating factor 6-like isoform X2, whose protein sequence is MDLGGVVGMDGLAGASFHCGGVFFSPLASSDPESNKQNGFLRSGLVKEGRPCGPEEHDWRYLKVARTEAPSLFPDGLVSGNLDVRMHGVLAGVKGPFTPSQWMELEQQALIYKYMNANTPIPARLLISIRRSLSSSRFTSFSAGSLGSHAFGWGSFHLGFSGNADPEPGRCRRTDGKKWRCSRDAVADQKYCERHMNRGRHRSRKPVEGQTGHAAKVMPIIAPTPTAPAVSSSGSSNSFTMAQQQMNNVKPRITHSSPPQFDRVLANNELNKSHDLSMLNSVNSEPTETLFPITDQHNPFEELPSRANYGLISDSPFKLPSNSYLGNDNFVSSVQFHDQDCSANPLRHFIDDWHKSHSDSSTITWPEREMQSDKTQLSISIPVASSDFSSSSSSPMHEKHTPSSLKLSLDFDPDNTNVGVGGHPNEGNQRQASWLRTSWGSSMGGPLGEVLANTCNNLVDHNKNCSSLHLMTNGWDSSPRLRSSPTGVLQKFNFGLLSGATRSSPVAENHCPGQHQ, encoded by the exons ATGGACCTTGGTGGAGTGGTGGGCATGGATGGGTTGGCGGGTGCCTCCTTTCACTGTGGTGGTGTCTTCTTTTCTCCCCTGGCTTCTTCAGACCCTGAATCCAATAAGCAaaatgggttcttgaggtctgGTCTTGTGAAAGAGGGGAGGCCTTGTGGACCAGAGGAGCATGATTGGAGATACCTCAAGGTGGCGAGGACTGAGGCCCCTTCCCTTTTCCCCGATG GCTTGGTTTCTGGAAATCTAGATGTGAGAATGCATGGGGTTCTGGCAGGGGTTAAGGGACCCTTCACTCCTTCTCAGTGGATGGAGCTAGAACAGCAGGCCTTGATCTACAAATATATGAATGCAAATACTCCTATACCTGCCCGTCTGCTAATCTCAATCAGAAGAAGTCTTAGCTCATCTAGGTTCACATCCTTCTCAGCTGGATCTCTTGGATCCCATGCAT TTGGATGGGGATCTTTCCATCTAGGTTTCTCTGGGAATGCGGACCCAGAACCTGGAAGATGCCGTCGGACTGATGGCAAGAAATGGCGGTGCTCAAGAGATGCAGTTGCCGATCAAAAGTACTGTGAGCGACACATGAATCGGGGCCGCCATCGTTCAAGAAAGCCTGTGGAAGGCCAAACTGGCCATGCCGCAAAGGTGATGCCCATCATCGCCCCTACACCAACAGCTCCAGCTGTTTCTAGCAGTGGATCATCTAATAGCTTCACAATGGCTCAGCAGCAGATGAATAATGTGAAGCCAAGAATCACTCATTCTTCCCCCCCACAGTTTGACAG GGTTTTAGCAAACAATGAGTTGAATAAGTCACATGACCTCTCCATGTTAAACTCAGTGAACTCAGAGCCCACAGAGACCTTATTCCCCATTACAGATCAGCATAACCCTTTTGAGGAATTGCCTTCCCGAGCAAACTATGGACTCATCTCAGATTCACCATTTAAGCTCCCAAGTAATTCCTACTTAGGGAATGATAACTTTGTGTCTTCTGTACAATTCCATGATCAAGATTGCTCAGCCAATCCTCTTAGACATTTCATTGATGACTGGCACAAAAGCCACTCCGACAGCTCGACCATCACCTGGCCTGAAAGAGAAATGCAGTCTGACAAAACTCAACTCTCTATTTCAATCCCTGTGGCCTCTTCAGATTTCTcatcatcctcttcttctccaaTGCATGAAAAGCATACACCTTCATCACTCAAGTTGTCTCTGGACTTTGATCCTGATAATACTAATGTAGGTGTAGGAGGCCACCCAAATGAGGGGAACCAACGGCAGGCAAGTTGGCTACGGACCTCTTGGGGGTCTTCCATGGGTGGGCCTCTTGGAGAGGTCTTGGCCAACACCTGCAATAATTTAGTGGACCATAATAAGAACTGCTCATCCTTACACCTTATGACAAATGGTTGGGACTCGAGTCCCCGGTTAAGGTCATCCCCAACTGGTGTCCTGCAGAAATTTAACTTTGGCTTGCTCTCTGGTGCCACTAGGAGTAGTCCAGTTGCTGAGAACCACTGCCCAGGACAGCATCAATAG
- the LOC105061337 gene encoding growth-regulating factor 6-like isoform X1 has translation MDLGGVVGMDGLAGASFHCGGVFFSPLASSDPESNKQNGFLRSGLVKEGRPCGPEEHDWRYLKVARTEAPSLFPDGEQMLSFSSSKPDAFLFGSEPLSSAPLASSYFGNAGLVSGNLDVRMHGVLAGVKGPFTPSQWMELEQQALIYKYMNANTPIPARLLISIRRSLSSSRFTSFSAGSLGSHAFGWGSFHLGFSGNADPEPGRCRRTDGKKWRCSRDAVADQKYCERHMNRGRHRSRKPVEGQTGHAAKVMPIIAPTPTAPAVSSSGSSNSFTMAQQQMNNVKPRITHSSPPQFDRVLANNELNKSHDLSMLNSVNSEPTETLFPITDQHNPFEELPSRANYGLISDSPFKLPSNSYLGNDNFVSSVQFHDQDCSANPLRHFIDDWHKSHSDSSTITWPEREMQSDKTQLSISIPVASSDFSSSSSSPMHEKHTPSSLKLSLDFDPDNTNVGVGGHPNEGNQRQASWLRTSWGSSMGGPLGEVLANTCNNLVDHNKNCSSLHLMTNGWDSSPRLRSSPTGVLQKFNFGLLSGATRSSPVAENHCPGQHQ, from the exons ATGGACCTTGGTGGAGTGGTGGGCATGGATGGGTTGGCGGGTGCCTCCTTTCACTGTGGTGGTGTCTTCTTTTCTCCCCTGGCTTCTTCAGACCCTGAATCCAATAAGCAaaatgggttcttgaggtctgGTCTTGTGAAAGAGGGGAGGCCTTGTGGACCAGAGGAGCATGATTGGAGATACCTCAAGGTGGCGAGGACTGAGGCCCCTTCCCTTTTCCCCGATGGTGAGCAAATGCTCAGCTTCTCCTCATCCAAGCCGGATGCTTTTTTATTCGGCAGTGAACCACTGTCATCAGCCCCTCTAGCATCCTCCTACTTTGGGAATGCAG GCTTGGTTTCTGGAAATCTAGATGTGAGAATGCATGGGGTTCTGGCAGGGGTTAAGGGACCCTTCACTCCTTCTCAGTGGATGGAGCTAGAACAGCAGGCCTTGATCTACAAATATATGAATGCAAATACTCCTATACCTGCCCGTCTGCTAATCTCAATCAGAAGAAGTCTTAGCTCATCTAGGTTCACATCCTTCTCAGCTGGATCTCTTGGATCCCATGCAT TTGGATGGGGATCTTTCCATCTAGGTTTCTCTGGGAATGCGGACCCAGAACCTGGAAGATGCCGTCGGACTGATGGCAAGAAATGGCGGTGCTCAAGAGATGCAGTTGCCGATCAAAAGTACTGTGAGCGACACATGAATCGGGGCCGCCATCGTTCAAGAAAGCCTGTGGAAGGCCAAACTGGCCATGCCGCAAAGGTGATGCCCATCATCGCCCCTACACCAACAGCTCCAGCTGTTTCTAGCAGTGGATCATCTAATAGCTTCACAATGGCTCAGCAGCAGATGAATAATGTGAAGCCAAGAATCACTCATTCTTCCCCCCCACAGTTTGACAG GGTTTTAGCAAACAATGAGTTGAATAAGTCACATGACCTCTCCATGTTAAACTCAGTGAACTCAGAGCCCACAGAGACCTTATTCCCCATTACAGATCAGCATAACCCTTTTGAGGAATTGCCTTCCCGAGCAAACTATGGACTCATCTCAGATTCACCATTTAAGCTCCCAAGTAATTCCTACTTAGGGAATGATAACTTTGTGTCTTCTGTACAATTCCATGATCAAGATTGCTCAGCCAATCCTCTTAGACATTTCATTGATGACTGGCACAAAAGCCACTCCGACAGCTCGACCATCACCTGGCCTGAAAGAGAAATGCAGTCTGACAAAACTCAACTCTCTATTTCAATCCCTGTGGCCTCTTCAGATTTCTcatcatcctcttcttctccaaTGCATGAAAAGCATACACCTTCATCACTCAAGTTGTCTCTGGACTTTGATCCTGATAATACTAATGTAGGTGTAGGAGGCCACCCAAATGAGGGGAACCAACGGCAGGCAAGTTGGCTACGGACCTCTTGGGGGTCTTCCATGGGTGGGCCTCTTGGAGAGGTCTTGGCCAACACCTGCAATAATTTAGTGGACCATAATAAGAACTGCTCATCCTTACACCTTATGACAAATGGTTGGGACTCGAGTCCCCGGTTAAGGTCATCCCCAACTGGTGTCCTGCAGAAATTTAACTTTGGCTTGCTCTCTGGTGCCACTAGGAGTAGTCCAGTTGCTGAGAACCACTGCCCAGGACAGCATCAATAG